From the Synechococcus sp. Nb3U1 genome, the window ATCGGGGTAATCCTGTTTTTGCTGGGTAACCATACGGCTCCTTACGTGCGGGATTTTAATTGGCAACAACAACGGGTGGGATCCCGTGATTTGCAAATGGTACTCACCTTCAACCGCCCTATGGATGCCGAGAGCATCGAGGCTAACCTGGAGGTGCAACCCCCTTTGCCGGGGCGGATGCGCAAATTGGGGCGCCGCTTCTTTTGGACCTTAACGGAGCCTGCCCCTTACGGTCAAACCTATCGGGTACAACTGCAGGCGGCCCAAGATGAACAGGGCCAGGCGATGGCGCGTCCTTTTCAGGGAGAGTTTCGCACCCCGGATCGGCAGTTGCTGGGGATTGGGACTGAGCCAGCCCAGGCGGGGCAGCTGTTTTTGTTCAACCTAGAAACCGGATCCACAACCCTGCTCACGCCAGCGGCGATGAAGGTGACGCAAATGCAGCCCAGTGCCGATGGTCAGTATGTCTACTACTTTGCGACAGCAACCGGTATTCAATACCAAGATCTGTATCGCCTCAACCTGGAGGATCAATCGGCGGAGTTGCTACTGGGCCATCAGGGTTACCAAAATTTGCGCTTCCAAGTTTCGCCAACGGAAGAACTGGTGGTGGCAGAGCGGATGCCCCTAGAACGGGATCCCAGCGGGTGGGTGCAGACCGAGCTATGGATCCAAAAAGAACGCCGGGATCCCTTTCAGCGCTTGGAGCTAGATACAGCGGTGGGGGGGGATTTTCTCATTAGCCCAGATGAGAGCAGCCTTTTAATTGCTCAGGGGCGTGGAGTGGGGATCGTCCCTTTACATCCGCGGGCATCGGCAGAGAGTTTCCTAGCGCAATTTGGCCAAACCTTGGCGATTCGCTCAGATGGGGCCTTTGGGGCACTACTGCGCTTCAACCCCGACTACACCCGCAGCCTCTGGATTGTCAGCAACACCGGCAACAGCCAAGAGATTTTGGTTGCAGAAGGCTCGATTGGGGTAGGGACGTTTTCTTCCGTTGCGCCTGTGTTTTACAGTTTGGTGAACCAAATCGATCCCGAAACCTACACCGAGTCGCCCCGACTATTGGCGATTAACTGGGAGGAGGGCAGCCAAACGGAGGTGGTGCGAGCCGAGTACCCAATTGGATTGGATTTCAGCCTGGCCCCAGATGGGCGTACCTTAGCCTATACCCTGCTGGAGCCTTTCCAGGGGTTGCCGGATCCCGCTGCTCCCCTCAGCCGCAGTGGACAGGCCATTGCCAGCTCCCAGGTGTGGTTGGTGGAGTTGGAGCAAGGCCAGCCAATTCTCAGCAGCCGTCGTCGCTTGCCTCTAGGCACCAGCGCCCTGGCTTGGATCCCTTAAGTTGTCAGGGGATCTGCGTTGAGATGGGGGCAAACCTGCCTAGAATCGAAGCAGTGTGTTTGAGGGGAAGTCAGGATGCAGATTATCGACGGCCAGGGTCGGCTCTTTGGCAAAGTAAGCCTCTTGGATCTGGGAGCGCTGGTAATCGTGGTGGTGGCCATTGCCGCTGTGCTGTTTTTCCCCGGTCGCCAGGCAGGCAGCGTGGTGCAGGTGGGCGGTGGATCCCCTGTGCCGGTGGAGGTGGACATGATCGTGCGCGGGATCAGCAGCCGCTCGCTAGATCCCTTTCAGGCTGGGCATAAGGCCGATTTGATCATCCGTAACCAGCCCTATGGTCAGGTGGAAGTGGTGCGGGTGGAGAATGTCAGCCGTACCGTGCCGATGGTGTTCCCGGATGGGCGGGTACAAAATTTTCCGGATCCAGAGGCCTATCGCCTTGATTTGGTGCTTACCTTGCAGGGGCGGGGGCAACGCACCGACAGTGGCATTGTCCTGGGCAACAACCGCGTCAAGATTGGCGTTCCGCTGGAGTTAGAAACCTTCGACTACAACCTGCGCGGCACCGTCATGGATGTGCGGCTGCTGCAATCTTAGGGATCCCTTTCGGTGTGAAACACGATGCAGCTACAGGAGATCGCCCAGAAGCTGGGATGCGCCTATGAAGGTGATCCCCACTTAGAAATCCATGGGGTGGCCAGCTTGGCCGAGGCCCAAGTGGGGGAGCTGAGCTTCGTGAGCGAAGCCCGTTATCTGTCCCTACTGGAGCAAACTCAGGCTAGCGCTGTCATCCTGGACGAATCTACCCCCTTACCGCGCCCGCTCCCCTGTCTGCGGGGCCGGGATCCACGGCTGCTCTTTGCCCAAGCCATTGAGCTGTTCTACCAACCCTACCGCGCTCCTACCGGGATCCATCCCACAGCCGTGATCGATGCCAGTGCCCAACTGGGGGAAGGGGTGGCGATTGGGGCAAATGTGGTGGTGATGGAGGGGGTGTGCATCGGTGACTATACCCAAATTCATGCCAACGTCACGATCTATCCGCAGGTGCGCATTGGATCCCGCTGTCAGTTGTTCGCCAACTGCGTGATTCACGAACGTACCCAAATCGGCAATGACTGTCTGATTCATAGCGGGGCGGTTATCGGTGACGATGGCTTCGGCCATATTCCCCTTGCGGATGGCTCTTGGCGGCGCATGTGGCAGGCGGGGCGGGTGGTATTGGAAGACGGCGTGGATGTGGGCAGCAACACCACTATTGATCGGGCGGCAGTGGGGGAAACCCGCATTGGCCGAGGCAGCAAAATCGACAACCTTGTGCAAATTGGCCACGGCGTAAAGACAGGCCCCGACTGCGTGATCATCGCCCAAGTGGGCATCGCCGGAGGTACTCAGCTGGGTCACCATGTCATCTTGGCAGGACAATCCGGCTTGGCAGGCCACCTAGAGATTGGGGATGGCGTGCGCGTCGCAGCTCAGACTGGCATAACCAGTGATATCCCGGCGGGGCAAACGGTGGCCGGATACCCCCATCAGCCAGTATCCGAATGGCGAAAAAGCGTGGCCGCTCTGCGGCACTTACCGGATCTACAACGCACCCTACGCAAATTGCAAGCCCGCGTAGCGGAACTGGAAGGTCAGTTGAACCTTGACCGGGATCCCTGAGAATCAACGGCTCTATCGTGTGCATTATGCACAACTAACAGCTACTCAACCCCCTCGATCTTGTCCTCGATCTCTTGATAGAGCTCCTGTAACCGCTCGATATTTGCCTGTGAGGTCTCCCAATAGCCACGACCATTCACCTCCAACAGGGATCCCACAATTCTTCTAAAAGAGTGGGGGTTAAGGTTCATCAGCCGTTGCCGCATCGCCTCATCTTTGATGAAGGTCTCGTTGGTTTCCTCATAGACCCAGTTATCGACGGCCCCGGCGGTGGCCGACCAGCCGGAGGTGTTCACCAATCGCTTGGAGATCTCCCGCACCCCTTCGTAGCCGTGCTTGAGCATTCCCTCGTACCACTTGGGATTGAGGAGCTTGGTGCGGGCATCGAGGCGAATGGTTTCGCTCAGGGTGCGGATCTGGGCGTTGGGGGTGGTGGTATCGGCCATGTAGGCAGAAGGCGTTTTGCCATCCTTGCGCAAGCCCTGTACCAGCTTGGTCGGATCCGAATCAAAATAGTGGCTCACATCCGTGAGGCTGATCTCGGACGAATCCAGGTTTTGGAAGGTGACATCCACCGTCTTGAGGCTGGACTCGAACAGTTGCCGCATTTGCTGGTTGGGTAGATTGGATCCAAACGCGAAAGACTTGCGGCTGAGATACATTTCCCGCAGCTCGCTTTCTTGTTCCCAAGAGCTATTTTCCACCGCCAAGTTGACGTTAGATGAGTAGGATCCCGAGGCGTTAGAGAAGACGCGGGTGGCCGCTTGGCTGACGGTTAAACCCATTTCTTCCGCCTGTTGCAGGACATGTTTGCGCACGAAGTTCTGCGCTAGGGGCTCAACAGCCTCAGCAGCCAATTTCACGGCTCGGTCGATCAGATCCATTTGATTCACAAACAGATCCCGGAATACACCAGAGCAATTGACCACCACATCGATGCGGGGGCGGCCCAATTCTTCCAGCGGGATCAGCTCCACTTTGTTCACCCGACCAAGGGCATCAGGCTTGGGCCGTACCCCTAGCAAACACAACACCTGCGCTAACGATTCGCCGTAGGTTTTGATGTTATCTGTGCCCCATAGAACCACTGAAATGGTTTCGGGATACTTGCCGCCATTGACGCTCATCTCCCGGGCCAGCAGCCGTTCCACCACAATCTCGGCAGATTTGATCGCCGCTGAGGTGGGAATGGACTGGGGATCCAAGGCATGAATGTTTTTCCCGGTGGGCAACACATTGGGATTACGGATTGGATCGCCGCCCGGCCCCGGCAAGATGTATTCCCCTTCTAGGGCTTTGAGCAGGGATCCCAGTTCAAAATCTGCGGTGACTTGCTTGAGACATTCCTCCAGAAACTCAAACAAAGGCTTGAGTAAATCGGGATCCACATTGGGGTAGCCTGCTTCCTTGAGGGCAGTAATCCAGGGAGCTTGGCGACCCATATTAAAGAAATTGAGCTTGGCAACTTTGGAAACTCGTCCTTCGGCATCGGTTTGCTCTTTTACCAAGGCGGCGACTGCTTTCTGGCAGGCTTTGTTGATCTGATCTAGCCGCTCCGTATCGGCCAAATTGCCCCGATCCCGACTGCGATACATCTCATCCAAATCTCGTCCTAAACTTTGGGCGATGATGCGCGGCAGGCCGAGAATCTCTTCTTCGGGGCGGTCGATGCTGGCGATACTGACCAGGGTGGCGATTGCCTCTTCAGCGGTGGGGGGAGCACCGATCACGTGCAGGCCACAGGGCAATAACCGCGACTCAATTTCCATCAATTTGCCGTAAAGCAAACCCACAACGGTATCTCGTTCTTCCAAACTCAACTCAGCAGCATCCGCTTCCGGCAGCTCCACATCTTTGTCCAGATTCACCATCCGGGCTTTGTCGCAAATGGTGTTGACAATTTGGATCCCGCGTCCCCCTTCCCGCAAGCTTTGGTAGGAGCCGATCAACTCCCGCAATTCCTGCAAGCCTTTGTACAGTCCCGCATTTTCTGCCGGGGGAGTCAGGTAGCTAATGGTGCAGGCGTAGCCCCGCCGTTTGGCAATCGTCGCCTCGCTGGGATTATTGGCGGCGTAGTAGTAGAGGTTGGGAATCGATCCTATCAAATTGTCGGGATAGCACTCCCCAGACATGCCAATTTGCTTGCCGGGCATGAACTCTAGGGATCCGTGGGTGCCAAAGTGCAGCACCGCATCCGCCCCCCAGATTTTTTCTAGATAAGTGTAGTAGGCGGCAAAGCCGTGGTGGGGGCTGGCGGACTTGGAGAACAGCAGCCGCATGGGATCCCCTTCGTAGCCAAAGGTGGGCTGCACACCGATGAACAGGTTGCCGAAGTGCTTGCCGTAGATCAGCAAGTTTTGCCCGTCGGTGTTCAGTTGCCCCGGTGCTGGCCCCCAGTACTCTTCAATCGCTTTCACATTGGGGGTAAGGGCTTCGTACTCCCGCACCGACAGCTTGGCGGCAATGTTCAATTCGGGGCTGGCATACTGCGCTTGAGCATCGTGCAGGATGGCTTCCATCAACTCTTGCGAGGTTTCCGGCAGATCGGATCCCAGGTCATAGCCGTTGCTGGCCAAGGCCTGCATGACCTTATGGATGGAAGAGAACACATCTAGATAAGCGGCAGTGCCCACATTGCCCTTATCCGGCGGGAAGCTAAAAACAGTGATGGCAATTTTTTTGTCCAGCTTCGGTTTGCGGCGCAAATTAGCCCATTTAATCGCCCGGGCCGCAATCAATTCAATCCGATCCTGCATAGCATGAGCTTTGCCCGTTGCTGCATCCCGTCCCGAGAGAATAATCGGGTCAATGGCTCCATCCAGCTCAGGAATGGCGATCTGCAAAGCCACCTGTACCGGATGCAAGCCCAGATCGCTATCCGCCCATTCCTCGGTGGATTGAAACACCAGTGGCAATGCCACCATGTAGGGACGATTCAGCCGTTTCAACGCTTCCACCGCTTTGGGATGATCTTGACGGGCCGGGCCACCCACCAGCGCAAAGCCTGTCAAGGAGACCACCACATCCACAATCGGAGCCTGGGTCGCCTGATTCCAGAAAAACTCATTCACCGGCTTAGAAAAATCTAAGCCCCCGGCAAAAATCGGCAGCACCCGCGCCCCCCGTGACTCCAACTCCTGCACCATGGCCACGTAGTGGGCATCATCGCCGGTGACTAGGTGGGTCCGCTGCAGCACCAGCCCCACGCAAGGAGCCAAGGGATCCTTCACCTCATCGGGCAGATCCGCGCGGGCATTTAACCAGGCCAGATACTCCGGCACGGTGGCAAACATCTGCGGGGCCAGCGGATGCCAGATGCCCATATCCAGATAGGTGACCGGCTCGGCGAACTTAACCTGGTCTTTCATCCCCGGCAGATAGCGATCCGCCAGCATCAGCAAGAAGTTCTCCAGGTTCTCGGTGGATCCCCCTAGCCAATACTGAAAGCTGAGCATGAAGTTGCGGGCATCCTGCGCCTTATCAAAAGGCAGATATTTCAACACCTTGGGCAAAGTCTGCAACAGCTTCAGCATCCCCTCTTGAAAGCTGGATCCCTGTTTTTCCTTGCGCTTGCGCATGAACTGGGCAATGGCGCTCTTGGACTGCCCCAACTGCGCCATCGAGAAGGATCCCATCTTGTTGAGGCGCATCACTTCCGGCATCGACGGGAACACCACAGCAGCATCCAGCCGCTCCCGCACCGGCTCCACGGCTTTGACCACCTTCTGGGCAATATCTTCGATGAAGATCAGGGATCCAATGAACACATTGGCCGTCTCCAGATCCCGCTGAAAGGCTTCGTAACCCGAGGGATCCCGCAGTTCTTCCACCAGATAACCATTCATCTCGACGGCGAGGCAGGGGTTCTCTTGATTAATGCGCTGCACTGCTGCGGTCAGGGCACTCTGATACTGGGGCTCCAACACCACATACACAACCTTCATGAGGGTGCGATCCCGAAGGTCGCTGGGGGCTATGTGGCGGGTTGTCGGCTTGACCAGAGTAAACATGCGGTCGCTCTCCGTTGTGCAATGCAAAGAATGGGACAGGCAAGAGGATGGGCATTCTCCCCTATCGCCTGTCTCTCGTTCTACCAGAGAAACGGATCCCGGTTCGTCAACAACCTTAACAGCTGCAACAATTCGCAACGGTTGACAGCAACTTGTCACACCCTTTGCTCAATCATCGACTGTCCCCATCTGTAATGACAGTGATGCGCTCGGCAGTAATCGCCGCCGGGATCCGACCTTCGGCATCCGCAACGATTGCAAATCGGACATTCCCCGCCATCTCCACCGTCTCTCCAGGCCGGAGTTCCGCCCAGCGAATAGGCTCACCTCCACGGGTTACTACCGCATCTTCCGCAGGAACCACTGAGACCAAGCTGTCTGCATACCGTTCCAGGCTGGGGCTAACCTCCTCTAGATCCACCCCAATCCACTCCTCATTCCGATTCAGAAGACGCACTGTCCCGGTTAGGGTAAAGGGCTGGCCTTCCTCAGCCAACTGAACCGGATCCTCAAGCACCGTTTGATTGAGTGGACGCAAACGGGCTAGCTCCACCCGCCAACCCTCTGCCTGGCGATACAAAGTGATATCCATGGCGGAGCGGACTCGGCCATCTTCTAGGGGGTCATAGAAGGCCAACTGAGACCGCAAAGGGCGAAAACGGGGATCCTCCCGATCCGGTTCCGTCAAAAAAGTTTGTAACTCTTCTGCTGTGAATTGGAAGCCAAAGGTTGGCACAACGGCTTCCGGGGTTAAAACCGAGTCCACCCGATACACCGCCGTGTTCCCAACTTCCTGAATCCGAGTCAGGGTAGAGTGCTCTGCTGAAGCCCAGGAGCGATCCAAAGCCCCCGGCGGGATCCCTCGCAGTAGCCGCGGGGTGAGCAGTGCCTCGGCAGTGGCAAAGTCCCGCGCGTTGGCAGCCTCCACAAACTTCTGCAAAGTTTGTTCAGCCGTTTTGACCTGCCAGCAGCCGCTTAGGGGCAGTAGCACCAGAACCAGAAAAAACCACGGTCTCACATCCACACCATCCCGGAAATGACTACAGCGCTTCAAATCCCAGCCATCCCTATGGGTTTTCTGTTGGGTTCTCTGGAGATCCCTCAGCTTCAGTCGAAGAGGGATCCAGGTCGCCTGAGTGCTGCGGTTCGGATCCCTGGGGAGCTAGCTGAAGTTGCGGAGTCGCGTCCTGGGAAGAAGTCTCCCCCTCTGGAGCATCCGGCTGCCACACCTCGATCCGCCAGCCCGCCTCTTGCCGGTAAAGAGTCACCTTGACTCGGGAAGTAATGGTGTCTCCCTCAAGGCGCATCCCTACTAGCTGTGAGGCCAACTGCTGGTAGTTGGGATCCGAAAAATCAGGCTCGGTCAGGTAGGTACGCAAAGTGAGGGGATCCAAACCCAAACGTGGCCCGATATCTTCCAGTGAACCCGTCCCTTCCACCCAGACGTAAGCAGTATTGCCTGTGATCTCCTGGTTGCGTATCTGAGGGTTCTCCCCGACCAAGCCCCAGATCGAGGGCAGAGAACCAGGCCGCAAAGCATTGCTGAAGCGCTCAGTCAAATAGCTATCCGCAGTCCCCCAGTCCCCTTTATCGGTGGCAGCGATGAAGGTACTCACAACTTGATCGGGCGCTTGTACAGGTGCCTGGGTACAGGCGATCCCTCCACACAGGGCGACGACAGCAATCCAGACAGGGAAACGACGCAACATGAACACCCCTTAAAGCTCAAACCACTGCCTCCTAACCTATCAAACTTTTCTAACCCCTCAAGGCAAGTTTGGAACTCGCTAGAAAAAGGCACAGGCAATCCCACAGGTAAAGGGAGGAGAGGGAGCAAAGGAAGTGCTATCATAATCCAGCGATTTCAGCGAGCAGGTGTAACCCTATGGGGATGTGTGCTACTCCCGATGAATACAACGAACTGGGGTTGTCACATCACCTGCGAGCCTTACAAGCCAAGACCTCTCGGGAGCGTCGTGCAGCTTGGGCATTGGCACTTGTTTCCTGGCGTCAAGGACTGGATCTTGATCCAGATCATCTTCCTTGCCAACTGAATCGTCTTCATGCACTGCTTGCTCTGGGAAGCTTTCATACCGTTATTCAAGAGGGGAAAGAGCTTCTCTCTAAGTTGCTCACAGAACGCTACCTTGAGGATCCGACCCTGGGTTTATCTGGTTCTGAGCCTAAGCTTGTTTGGTATCCTTCCAAGCTTTCCGAGCATTTGGCCGACAACGGCTCTGCCCGAAAAAAAAGTGGGCGATCCAAAAAAACAAGCCCAGCTCCTACCCCCACACTCGACATTCGAGAAAAATATCTCCATACTCTGGCGCGTTGGCTAGCACATCACAGCGGAGTTTCCTACCGACCAGAAGCACTACCCTATTGGCGTCTGGCCGCAACCATTGATCCGGACGATATTGAAGCCCAGATGGTTATCGCTATGAATGCGGTAGCACAGGTACAACCAGAAGGGCCTTTTTTGCTCCAAAGAATTGCCAGTCGTTACCCTGGTCACAAAGAAAGGGCGATCCAATGTCTCCGATTGGCACTAGATCGCTATGTTCCAAAAGAAAAACCAGCTCCAGAGACCTCAGAATTTCCATCTGAGAACGCAGATGAGACTGCAGAGCCAGAGATCCCAAGTCAAGAGGAAAAGTTAGAGATCTGGATCCATTACGAAGGGTTTAAGTTCAATCTAGAATCCAACCTAACGAGTATAGTTACTTTCGTCCTGCTCACGCAAGATCGCTGGTTTGAAAGCGAAATTGAGCTGTGCAAGCAAATTTTAAGGCCAGGCATGAATGTTATCGATGTGGGAGCCAATGTTGGTGTCTATACATTTTTGTTTGCCAGATGTGTGGCTCAATCCGGCAAGGTATATGCTATTGAGCCAACCCCAGGATGCTTGGAGTGCCTCAAATCGACAACGAAACAAAACAAGCTGAATAAAGTAGTGCAGGTGATCGAGGCCGCGGTAGGAGAAGAATCGGGCGAGGTTTACCTTGTAGATGAAGGTGTAAGTGTCTTCAACCGTATCGTTACAGATCCGATGTCAGTTGTCGAGGAAACAAAGCCCGTAGAACAAATCACTTTAGATAACCTATGGGTGTCAGAGGGAGAGCCTACCATTGATCTGCTCAAGGTCGATGCAGAAGGGGCAGAGGTTCCAGTTTTGAAAGGTGCCAGAAAGATGCTGGAAACCTGTACCCCCATCGTTATGTTTGAGAACCAGCATGCTGGTCAAACCACGGGACTAGAATCCGCGAGGATTCTTTCCGAGTTTGGTTACCTCATCTATGTGTACAACCCCTTTATTAAGGATCTCAGTCCGATTCAGGCATCTGTACAGCCTCCTAGCGCATTAAACCTAGTTGCTGTGCATCCAAATCGATTCACACATCTGAGTGAAGCGGGTTTACTCTAAACTAACTGCACTAACTGCTGAAACAAAAATTGAAACAAAATCGGAGCAAGATTATGCCTTTCCCCATTAGCGACATTCTTGGCAAGGATATGCCCTTCATCAAGGTTGTGGATGTAGGTGCGATGTACTTGGGGGGGGACAACTTCGACAAGCTGGTTCAACAAGGCCATGCCCAAGTCATCGGATTTGAGCCCCAGAAAGAGGAATGTGAGAAGCTGAATGCCAGGGCACTCACCGAAGCCCCAAGTGCAGATAAAGTCAAGAGGAATTACTTGCCCTACTACATTGGTGACGGCTCTCGTCGAAATTTTTATCTAACCAATGTAGGCTATACCTCTTCTCTCTATAGGCCCGACGAGGAAATTCTCAGGCATTTCGAGCATCTTTCAGATGTCTGTCAGGTTGTACAAACTGAAGAGGTACAAACCACTCGGCTTGATGACATTGCTGAATTAGGAGAAGTAGATTTCCTAAAAGTTGATGTTCAAGGTGCAGGATTAGATGTCATTCGTGGTGCTGGCAAAACCCTAAAGAATGTAACGGTCATTCAAACGGAAGTTGAATACATTCCGATATATAAAAATCAGGCCCTATTTAGTGATATCGATCTGGCCCTGAGAGAGAATGGCTTCTGGCTACATGGCATGACTGCGAACTCTGGAGCCTGCTTGAAACCTTTTTCCGCTAGAACCTATCGTCCCTATACCCAAGTGCTTTGGTGCGACTATGTGTATATCAAGAACTTTATGCAGCTAGAGCAACTCTCTTCTCGGCAGAGGCTTGTCATGGCTGTTATCTTACATGAGATTTTCTTGTCTTATGATTTGACTGCTTTCATCCTCGGTGTTCATGATCAAATCATGGAAACTCGACTAAAAGATTTTTATCTTGCCAAGATGTTTGCTGCTCTATAAAATTTCAATCGCTTTTATCCTTAATGGTGAACAACTATGATTGTGATTGATGGCGTTATTTGGCAGTCAGAAGGTTTCTTTCGTTCTTATACTGTCGATCAATCTCAGATTTGGTTAAGTTTAATCGCTGAATGGCTGACCAGCAAGAAGTCTACCGAGCTGGTGATCTTAACTCGCGGACAAACCTGGTTGCCTCCTGGCACTTTTTTTACCGAGATACCTCGCTTTAGTTTTGAGGAAGTCGAAGAGGATAGGGTCGGACTACAAAGTATCTGCGACCAATTAAAAGCCAAGCTTTTTATCTCGACTGGCTATACGACCCCGCTGTCAACTCCGTCGGTAGCATTTGTCTACGATCTGGAGGTGGAACGAGGCAGCCAGTTTCAGTCTGAGTACCTAGAGAAGAAAAATAGCCTGCTTAATGCTGTTCACTATGTTTGCTTTTCAGATGTTATAAAAGTTGGTTTGCAAGAGTATTACCCAGGGATCCCTTCAGACCACATTTCGGTGGTTTACCCGGCCATTGGAAGCTGGGCAAGGCCAGCCTCTGCCAACCTGACGGCAGAATTTCGTCGGAAATATAAGCTCACTCGCCCTTTCTTTCTGGCCGTTATACCTGAACAAATCGTTGACTATCGCGGCATTCAAGCCTTGAGCCAAGCATGGGAGCTGATGCAAGGACAAAAGCTTTCCCGTACAGAGCTGGTTTTTGCCTTCCCTAGCTCTGTAAACGTCGATCCAGCCAAAGCACAAATGCCACAAGCAAATGGCCTTCATTACCTCAGCCTAACCAATGCCGAGTTGGCTTGTGCTTATTCTGCATCTTTAGCTTTGATTGCTCATGATACTTTCCGCGCCGAAAGTGCTCTTGAGGCGATGGCCTGCGGTTGTCCGGTGGTCAGTTACCGAGATGATCGTTCCGGCACGAAACAATCCCATCTCCGTTCCAGTGAGACTCTAGCTTCGACTCTGCTCTGTCAGGGATCCCTGCAAGAGCTGGCTGAGGCCTTGGTGCAAATTCAGACCTATCAAGTCAGAACCCCATTGATTAGCAAGGGATTAGAGCGAGCCAAAGGATTTAGTTGGCCGGTTATGGCTGAACAGCTCTGGGAAATCTTTGAGCAAGTCACTGCCGAGCAGCA encodes:
- a CDS encoding DUF4330 domain-containing protein, encoding MQIIDGQGRLFGKVSLLDLGALVIVVVAIAAVLFFPGRQAGSVVQVGGGSPVPVEVDMIVRGISSRSLDPFQAGHKADLIIRNQPYGQVEVVRVENVSRTVPMVFPDGRVQNFPDPEAYRLDLVLTLQGRGQRTDSGIVLGNNRVKIGVPLELETFDYNLRGTVMDVRLLQS
- the lpxD gene encoding UDP-3-O-(3-hydroxymyristoyl)glucosamine N-acyltransferase, translating into MQLQEIAQKLGCAYEGDPHLEIHGVASLAEAQVGELSFVSEARYLSLLEQTQASAVILDESTPLPRPLPCLRGRDPRLLFAQAIELFYQPYRAPTGIHPTAVIDASAQLGEGVAIGANVVVMEGVCIGDYTQIHANVTIYPQVRIGSRCQLFANCVIHERTQIGNDCLIHSGAVIGDDGFGHIPLADGSWRRMWQAGRVVLEDGVDVGSNTTIDRAAVGETRIGRGSKIDNLVQIGHGVKTGPDCVIIAQVGIAGGTQLGHHVILAGQSGLAGHLEIGDGVRVAAQTGITSDIPAGQTVAGYPHQPVSEWRKSVAALRHLPDLQRTLRKLQARVAELEGQLNLDRDP
- a CDS encoding magnesium chelatase subunit H, which translates into the protein MFTLVKPTTRHIAPSDLRDRTLMKVVYVVLEPQYQSALTAAVQRINQENPCLAVEMNGYLVEELRDPSGYEAFQRDLETANVFIGSLIFIEDIAQKVVKAVEPVRERLDAAVVFPSMPEVMRLNKMGSFSMAQLGQSKSAIAQFMRKRKEKQGSSFQEGMLKLLQTLPKVLKYLPFDKAQDARNFMLSFQYWLGGSTENLENFLLMLADRYLPGMKDQVKFAEPVTYLDMGIWHPLAPQMFATVPEYLAWLNARADLPDEVKDPLAPCVGLVLQRTHLVTGDDAHYVAMVQELESRGARVLPIFAGGLDFSKPVNEFFWNQATQAPIVDVVVSLTGFALVGGPARQDHPKAVEALKRLNRPYMVALPLVFQSTEEWADSDLGLHPVQVALQIAIPELDGAIDPIILSGRDAATGKAHAMQDRIELIAARAIKWANLRRKPKLDKKIAITVFSFPPDKGNVGTAAYLDVFSSIHKVMQALASNGYDLGSDLPETSQELMEAILHDAQAQYASPELNIAAKLSVREYEALTPNVKAIEEYWGPAPGQLNTDGQNLLIYGKHFGNLFIGVQPTFGYEGDPMRLLFSKSASPHHGFAAYYTYLEKIWGADAVLHFGTHGSLEFMPGKQIGMSGECYPDNLIGSIPNLYYYAANNPSEATIAKRRGYACTISYLTPPAENAGLYKGLQELRELIGSYQSLREGGRGIQIVNTICDKARMVNLDKDVELPEADAAELSLEERDTVVGLLYGKLMEIESRLLPCGLHVIGAPPTAEEAIATLVSIASIDRPEEEILGLPRIIAQSLGRDLDEMYRSRDRGNLADTERLDQINKACQKAVAALVKEQTDAEGRVSKVAKLNFFNMGRQAPWITALKEAGYPNVDPDLLKPLFEFLEECLKQVTADFELGSLLKALEGEYILPGPGGDPIRNPNVLPTGKNIHALDPQSIPTSAAIKSAEIVVERLLAREMSVNGGKYPETISVVLWGTDNIKTYGESLAQVLCLLGVRPKPDALGRVNKVELIPLEELGRPRIDVVVNCSGVFRDLFVNQMDLIDRAVKLAAEAVEPLAQNFVRKHVLQQAEEMGLTVSQAATRVFSNASGSYSSNVNLAVENSSWEQESELREMYLSRKSFAFGSNLPNQQMRQLFESSLKTVDVTFQNLDSSEISLTDVSHYFDSDPTKLVQGLRKDGKTPSAYMADTTTPNAQIRTLSETIRLDARTKLLNPKWYEGMLKHGYEGVREISKRLVNTSGWSATAGAVDNWVYEETNETFIKDEAMRQRLMNLNPHSFRRIVGSLLEVNGRGYWETSQANIERLQELYQEIEDKIEGVE
- a CDS encoding FkbM family methyltransferase, whose translation is MGMCATPDEYNELGLSHHLRALQAKTSRERRAAWALALVSWRQGLDLDPDHLPCQLNRLHALLALGSFHTVIQEGKELLSKLLTERYLEDPTLGLSGSEPKLVWYPSKLSEHLADNGSARKKSGRSKKTSPAPTPTLDIREKYLHTLARWLAHHSGVSYRPEALPYWRLAATIDPDDIEAQMVIAMNAVAQVQPEGPFLLQRIASRYPGHKERAIQCLRLALDRYVPKEKPAPETSEFPSENADETAEPEIPSQEEKLEIWIHYEGFKFNLESNLTSIVTFVLLTQDRWFESEIELCKQILRPGMNVIDVGANVGVYTFLFARCVAQSGKVYAIEPTPGCLECLKSTTKQNKLNKVVQVIEAAVGEESGEVYLVDEGVSVFNRIVTDPMSVVEETKPVEQITLDNLWVSEGEPTIDLLKVDAEGAEVPVLKGARKMLETCTPIVMFENQHAGQTTGLESARILSEFGYLIYVYNPFIKDLSPIQASVQPPSALNLVAVHPNRFTHLSEAGLL
- a CDS encoding FkbM family methyltransferase is translated as MPFPISDILGKDMPFIKVVDVGAMYLGGDNFDKLVQQGHAQVIGFEPQKEECEKLNARALTEAPSADKVKRNYLPYYIGDGSRRNFYLTNVGYTSSLYRPDEEILRHFEHLSDVCQVVQTEEVQTTRLDDIAELGEVDFLKVDVQGAGLDVIRGAGKTLKNVTVIQTEVEYIPIYKNQALFSDIDLALRENGFWLHGMTANSGACLKPFSARTYRPYTQVLWCDYVYIKNFMQLEQLSSRQRLVMAVILHEIFLSYDLTAFILGVHDQIMETRLKDFYLAKMFAAL